A single window of Arvicanthis niloticus isolate mArvNil1 chromosome X, mArvNil1.pat.X, whole genome shotgun sequence DNA harbors:
- the Rab9b gene encoding ras-related protein Rab-9B, which yields MSGKSLLLKVILLGDGGVGKSSLMNRYVTNKFDSQAFHTIGVEFLNRDLEVDGRFVTLQIWDTAGQERFKSLRTPFYRGADCCLLTFSVDDRQSFENLGNWQKEFIYYADVKDPDHFPFVVLGNKVDKEDRQVTTEEAQAWCLENGNYPYLETSAKDDTNVTVAFEEAVRQVLAVEEQLEHCMLGHTIDLNSGSKASSSCC from the coding sequence ATGAGTGGGAAATCCCTTCTCTTAAAGGTCATCCTCTTGGGTGATGGCGGAGTTGGGAAAAGCTCACTTATGAACCGTTATGTAACCAACAAATTCGACTCCCAGGCTTTTCACACGATAGGGGTAGAGTTCTTAAATCGAGATCTGGAGGTAGATGGACGCTTTGTGACCCTTCAGATCTGGGACACTGCGGGCCAGGAACGTTTCAAGAGCCTTAGAACACCATTCTACAGGGGAGCCGACTGCTGCCTGCTGACCTTCAGTGTGGATGACCGGCAGAGCTTTGAGAACCTTGGTAACTGGCAAAAAGAATTCATCTACTATGCAGATGTAAAGGACCCAGATCATTTCCCCTTTGTGGTTTTGGGTAACAAGGTAGACAAAGAGGATAGGCAAGTGACGACTGAGGAGGCACAAGCCTGGTGCCTGGAGAATGGAAACTACCCTTATCTAGAAACAAGTGCCAAAGATGATACTAATGTGACAGTGGCCTTTGAAGAAGCTGTTAGGCAGGTGTTGGCTGTAGAGGAACAGTTGGAACATTGTATGTTAGGTCACACCATTGATTTGAACAGTGGCTCCAAAGCAAGTTCTTCTTGTTGTTAG